TTCAACATTGTCGTTACGCctgtatcaaaaataaaatcaattagatcgactaatattgtttatgatatGAACATTCCAGCGGACGTATTCACTATTTAGCAGCAGGCATAAAAATTACTTTGCCATTTTCAGGTACTAGTCActattaacttattaaaatagcgcagagtaatattttaattaattaaggcGGTATAACTTTTTGCGTAGCAGCAtttgcttaataaaaaatataaagtcagTCTATTTGCGTAATATTTATTGGCTTgctgtttaattatttgtaagggcatatttatataatctggctaaaataaaattcgatcTAAAAAAACATGCTTAGATTTCGCTGGATGTTCATATCTTGAATATAGTATAGAACTATTggttattaattatgataagtGCTTATGAAGTAAAGCTCTgtgaaatattactataaaaattaaaaaagttctaCAAGTAAGTACTCATTATCTACTTGTTAAaaagcataatatttttatttatcatgcaAATTGTAATTCCAAAAGTTTTTACTCAGaatctaatttttattactcACATAGTATTGTACCGCAGTTTTCTTTAGTACATGACAAAGCAACTTTATCCTCGATCGTCAAagttggaaataataataatatactttgacgaagaatatcttatattatatatgtgctTTGTTTGTCGTATGTTTGTTATAtgcaattgaaataatttaatttacctatCATAACTCTAGCAGGCACTGCATTCCATTCCAGccaaaaagtaataaaagaCGAAGTCACCAAAATGATCCCCGGAATGAAAACGGTAGTGAAGTAAAATGATCTATCTCGTGTGAAGATGAGATCCACTTTCAGGCAGCTGTAATTACCTAAAAATGTTAAgcaaatatctaaaaataaataataataaaagaagcaGATGTAGACGCTAATTCGTCGGCTTTACAATAGAACAGTTCTACATTGCCAACGGGAAAGCGAAAGTACCCTGCGAGAGGTAGAGTTAGCGTGTTATGTAACAGCCGCAGCCATAACTACGAAGAGAGAAGATGCAAGATGCAAGACCGAGAACATTCCATTCGCCAGCCAATTTTACCTATCATGGAACGGGCTGGAACCGCGTTCCATTCCAGCCAAAATGTGATGAAGGAAGAGGTCACCAGAATAATTCCAGGGATAAATACTGTGGTAAAGTAGAATGCTCGGTCTCTCGTAAAAATAAGGTCCACCTTTAGACAGCTGTAGTTACCTGTGAAGTTAATATTATACGTAACGATTGAACGTCATACAACACGTGCTTGCTCGGAATCGTGTTCAGTGTTGTATTCGGTTGTACAATGGAATAAACGGTTAGGGTAATTTTCGGATGTATTCCAAGTAACTCTATTCAGTGGCCTTGtagattatttacaataactataattaaagtaacttCTAATCTACTACGATCCCGTATGCAGGAGTAATGCGTGTTGTGTATCAGAGTGTACGAGCGTAGTGTAACAACATTTTAAACAGCAGAATTGACTAAAATCTATCACGTGCATTCAAACAGTTACGTGCACAAAAGTAAcacaaattataagtaaatgtttGATGACAGTGAATGATGGAAGTACTGGTTAAGAAGTTCTCTTAGCGTTTTTCACTTGTCTATCACACAACAACGCAATTACTCACACATAAGCGGAGAATACGGTATAAATACGTCAACACCGGACAGGACTGTCAGTCATCCAGTTCAACTCAAGAGGTAGGTACCTTGCTCCTCAAAGCGTCTCTGGCAAAGATTACATGTCAGCTCTTCATCGTCCTCGTAAAGGGAAATACCATCAGCTGCTTGCAAAGACGTGAATAAATTCTTACATTCTACATAGAcacttctttaatatttatcatgaaaatattgtaacaaataaaagcTGGTATATTGAGATTGTACAAGTAATGCAAAATGTGTGTATTGAACCAATAAAAAATGAACATGCCACAACTAAGTTAACTACACTTAAATTATCTACTAAATAGTATCCTTATCTGATTATTATCATCTAACATTACAATAAGAAGCTATCGTATATATAACACatgtattataaagtaattttgtatCTTGACATAGCACGAAAAACTTAAAGGTATGTTTCAGTAAACCAAGACCAAGCTGAAAAGAGTTAAtcagaatttgttttatttaattacaggaTTGTGCTCGTAACAAAAGAATGTATGTCGGGAATACTAAACTACATAATTTGGGCGCGACCGGTTTGCTGCAAATATACAGGGAGTCCCGAAACTaggtatgtaattaaatataaagacaatttattaataaggaaatAAGGGTAATTTAAGGGTAGAAATTAAACACAGATCTCGTATAGATGGACTTTCGTCCCTaagttaaactaaataattCCTTTGCTGTCTGGAAGCTAAGTAAACAAACATATCAATCAGTTAATAaagacaataattaatttctcaCAAAAAAGTAgattaaatcattatattcaCATCATCACACAACATttaaccaaatttaaaaaatatctaagattaTCTTAGAAACAAATATTGAAATCCTGTATCCTTTTTCCAATTCATGGCTTAAGATCGAATTAAATTTGTGTACCCGTGTTCATCGACACCCTGTATATGTTAGATTTATTGGTCAGTAATGTCATAATAAGCAATATTAAGGTGCTGAACGAGAATTATCCGTTACCTCTCCAGCTAGCTTTGATGGGACAAGGAATGGTTTGATTCTGGATGAGGTACGCATTCAGGGTCGTCAGTGATGGCGACTTTCTTAGCGTGTCTTCGTCGTTCTTCCATACATAGGTAATAGCTGATTGCTCATAagatactgaaataaaaaaaaatatatatttactatttgcaACAGGCAAATAGAAGGATTTGCTTGACAAATTGAATTCTCTGTTTACAtgttctaataaattattttctatccTAATAACCACAATCTAAAACTCAAAATGACACATTTAACTATCAAGCAATAAATAAGATAGAAGTTTCAATGTACTAAACGATACCATACAATCTAGGTACAATTACTTAGCAATAAAttgctatattaaatttatttttacaattataattagcaCAGACACCCTCGCTTATTAGCGAGGTTCtcgtttacaatatttttacagagtATATAATGCATGCCATCTGATTTATTCTTTCGTTTGATTCTTGGTGATTTGATATTGTATTGCAGTGACGCTTGTGTTTCTTAAACACCGTCATTTGTCATCATCGGAGTTTACATGGATTGATGTTTATATGCTTACGGTGGCCGTAAGTAGAGACGTGCGTTTATTAAAGAACCAGCTACTCTTGAAACAACGGAAAACCGGATTGTAAATAACCATTGACTTAGTAATCGGTTGTGGTGGTCTCTTATTGGTGGCATCGTATTCGTTCATTAGTCGAATCATTCGAATAATTATGCAGGAATTGGGATACCGATAAGTTTTATGTTATCGCAAactgtaacaattttaaattaatttgcctTGTTTGGTAccacttttataaattactgtAAAAGTATGTTTACCTATAGGTTTTCTTTTGGACATGTCAGAAGTAAATGGTTATATTCGTTTATGATtgctcaaaataataattattatttcgtgtaagacatttaaaattaatatctgatgaaaaatttagaaaatacaaactagacaaataaatataaaacaatcttTTGAAatctgtaatttataatttatccgaATAGTTCGATTACGCGTCCTGCGATAAGGTCCCAAATTCATAATGTACTTCTTATGACCATTATTTTCGCTAAATTGACGTTAACTTAATTCAATtctgtacatataatttttttttgagcaAATTATTGCCAAGTAATGAACTATTAATTGCATTGCTCTATAAGTTAACATAACATTACTCACTACTCTCTAATGCAAATGAACACAAAGGGTCATCAAAAGGGAAGATGTTGAGCCGCCCCTGGCAGGACAGTATGAGATGACGCCGCATTAAGTAGTTGATTGTGCCATTCCGGTATATGCGCAACGCAAAATGCATAGGTATTATTGGATCCTGAAATATTAcagtaaaattatatgatgtaCGCTATAAAAGACGTAAAGATACTATCTTTGATAATTATGcgaatttttgttttcttaggAATTAAcgattacgttttttttaatgagaaaaataatattaacaaaacatttttcaagGCTAACAACTAACAGCGTTTTCAATCATTAAATGCATCTCTATCTCATCTATTAGAGTAACTAATGtcgttctattttaatttaataaacgacAGACGATAAGGTTAAGTAATATTGGAACTTACTTTAAAATCCCCATGCATTATGAAGTATGTGTCAGGCAACCAGATGTCCTCGTGATGATGGATGGCATTTAGGAAGTCGTAATGCGACTGATTAGAATATCGCAATCGAGGGTCATACCACTGCTGCTGCAGAAGAAACTCCACCTCATATTTCTGAAaagatcaaattatataattaaataaggtaaaaataaattaaaaagcaagataattatagtttatatattcatatataaacatgatagattattaaaaaaataacttacaagaCTAGATTCATCTGGAGATGCTAAACTAAGAAGTAGCACGCTAACATTTACGGTGAGGACACCTGGAAATCAAATACGGACAATGTTTGTGATCAATTATggattattcttaaattatactTCTTTATCAATCCAGTTTCCTTATGATAGAGAAGAAGAGCAACATAAAAGGCTATTTATAGAGAATAGCAGATAGAACTACACGTACATACACTGTTTGACTTTATACAAGCAGACATTTATCTCGAAAAGAAAAACGCATGCTTGGATtctaaaggaaaacatcaaaGTGcttggttaataaataaaaaagttttttttcttcgcGGTAATgtatgcaaaatataatttatttttactgaagGAACGTCGCATTAACATTAAACTTTCAATTGTTCCATTTTAAACATTAGcatgatttgtgttttatgtttgtgaaaagagaaacaaaaataaaaatcaataaaaatattacgttgatagtgttttagaatttatagttaagaatataatattgagtACATTATAAGAGATTAGTTTGTATTTCGAATGACCTTTTtccatgtttaataaataacttataaatctacatattaatattaatacccACTTAGTCTAATGATGTAatcatgatttaaaataaaacttataattaaattttgcaaatGTGTGTttgaatcaaaattaataattattttttaatgttataaaagtaATGAATCAGCTTTGCATTGGTTGTTTCTGTGTGTGTGAAAAGAAGTGAATTATAAGCAAACTACAATTGCATAcaattaaactgaaataaataattttatttaataaaaataaaatctacatcTCGATTACGCCTTAGGATATTTATCTTcttttcaaaagtgtttttttattaaaaggagAAATATAACGCAAGGTAAAATCGAGTTTTAAATGTTGTctgaaaaatcattattaaatggaTACTGTACGAGATTCCAGGTTTTACTAGTTTTGACGAAATAAGAAGTAATAAACTCACCAAATCACTTAGTTATGATTGCCAATACCAAATCAAGCCAAACTGATTCACTAAAATGCTAGAATTggaaatataaatgcaaatatttgcATCTCTGCCAAAAAACCAATTCTTCCGAGGCATTACAGAGCCTGTATTTATACCAAAAACAATTTCAGCATtagatttgttaaaaaaaaatgtattaaattatttattttatacctcaATATAAATGAACCTAATAAAACTTGGCCTCTCGCTTGTTAACCACTTGTCATTTAGTTTGGGACATATAACAACTGtacaatgtaacaaaataaacctTGTGCGGAGATTATTGCGGTGAtacacaataaactaaaaacaaaattaataggGAAAGACATTTCTCTTTTCAAAAACATAGACACAACGAACCGCGGTTGTGTGATCGAGGCCGAAGCGAGGGTAGCCCAATATTATTTTGGTCAACAGTGTCGTTCGGTGAGGTAAGACCACAACAAAAATCTGGATCTGTAAGTTAATACAGCCTTGTAGctgaaattataattcaattctttcgaagagtaaataaaaaaagattattcaataaaaatactattcaatCTTAGAGTAATAAGTTGTATTTAATCTTCgcactattttttttacagaaacacTCAAACTCACAtccttgtttaaatttaaaacgatccCAATTATGATGATCGCTTTTACtttcgaaaaaaaatgtattgcgaTTGAGAGTGTGAACGACGATATGCTGGCTGAAATCCAcacatatgaatatatttagtttaattaccATCTACTGGTGGAAGCAGTCTTTTGTCATAGCGGGAGTTTTTTAGTAGATTGTCCAGAATCTCTTTGTCCGACTTGCCCGCTGCAAagctgaaataattaataaatatgttttacataataatgaGGATcccatttataacataattatatgatatataatagaaacaataaaatattttcttaagatTCTAAACCTATAAGAATATCCAATAATAAACACATCACTCACATAAACATATCTTGTAGACAAGAATATAGTCGCCTTGAATATAGTATTGATTTTAGATTAGTATCTATCTAATCGTTTATTAGCAAACCGAATTGCTATCCTTAAGCTCAGCAGATTTACTTTACAAAGgcagtgtaaattattttcacaacTGGTTATTTCTATTTAAGATTACTTGAATCCGCGGTTTCTTCCTCGAGGAATTCAGCTTGTACGAAAATCCGTtgccatattatatattttaaagtttaggtcattgtttaataataatgcatattatagataaaaaatataaatgtttaggaAGCAGCGTGAGTGTAATTTGGAGACTGTTGGAGAGCAATGCCGAAGTTATGAATGGCACTGGGCCGTGTGTCGTTACTATTCCGTGGCCCATGTACTGAATTGCTGATATGTTTCATTATGAGCTGATATAAAGAatccaaataattttattggtcTAAATTGTATCTCtcaattataaattgtactataataatacaaatatatgagatattattcaaaaatcagATTTGTCATTGTTAATTGGTAAgttgttaagaaataaaatttgtataaggTAAGTAATATACCACATCTAAAATTAGTGcaagattgtttttaaaaatattaaaaattataataaatatgtgaaATTGTACATGGCATGACGTATGTAACAGAAgtatattactttacttttataaagtgggcacctaaattattttacaaaaggtatgttttttaaataagtaaatagcgGTTGACCGAAAAAtttaatgtcataaaataattttgattatttctctTACTATTTTGGTGCAAATGGTGCCGAACATCATTAGATgacactataaaataattatcaacttactaatttatactatcgtatttactttttttaattattattctataaatgtaTTTCCTAGGTATCCGACATGTGGTCTATCGACTAAAGGATTGCTTCTGTTTCGGCCAATGCGCCATTAAGTAATAAGTTTCGCCGACATCTTAAGAGACCACTTGGCTTTAAAAGAACGGATACAGGTGTCAGTGTTGCTTAAGAAGGTACTGTAGTAAGAGGACTGACTGCTGTTGCTTTAGTGTTACTGTGCTATCagaaaaaggttattttttataaatgtttttttttctaaattgtaaattttattaataattaatagaacgAAAAgaggtaaaaataatataagaataaatttgcTTGTTAAGTTGGATCCAAAGAGCGTAGcacaaattttaaacaataattgagGTCACAAGAACAAGATTTTACCACTAAGATGGTATCAGTAAAAAACTTTTTGCAATAGAACGTTTACTCAATATATGTGTGCTGTTCAAGCACTTTAGCGATTTTTTACAATCTCGCTTG
This DNA window, taken from Vanessa tameamea isolate UH-Manoa-2023 chromosome 7, ilVanTame1 primary haplotype, whole genome shotgun sequence, encodes the following:
- the Phcl-1 gene encoding glycine receptor subunit alpha-4 isoform X1, which translates into the protein MGWSCVVARAVAFLLMLSRASALTSDIFAAGKSDKEILDNLLKNSRYDKRLLPPVDDPDFCCGLTSPNDTVDQNNIGLPSLRPRSHNRGVLTVNVSVLLLSLASPDESSLKYEVEFLLQQQWYDPRLRYSNQSHYDFLNAIHHHEDIWLPDTYFIMHGDFKDPIIPMHFALRIYRNGTINYLMRRHLILSCQGRLNIFPFDDPLCSFALESISYEQSAITYVWKNDEDTLRKSPSLTTLNAYLIQNQTIPCPIKASWRADGISLYEDDEELTCNLCQRRFEEQGNYSCLKVDLIFTRDRAFYFTTVFIPGIILVTSSFITFWLEWNAVPARSMIGNYSCLKVDLIFTRDRSFYFTTVFIPGIILVTSSFITFWLEWNAVPARVMIGVTTMLNFFTTSNGFRSTLPVVSNLTAMNVWDGVCMCFIYASLLEFVCVNYVGRKRPLHNVVYRPGENPVTQRLPAVLSRIGIILASPLEAMAFLNWAKSETPQPESSGAGDKKRESTGAADLVTCTACTGAPGSCTHTTNNGGVSEPCFVQVRKKEPPHPIRVAKTIDVIARITFPTAYAVFLIFFFIHYKAFS
- the Phcl-1 gene encoding glutamate-gated chloride channel isoform X21 — its product is MGWSCVVARAVAFLLMLSRASALTSDIFAAGKSDKEILDNLLKNSRYDKRLLPPVDDPDFCCGLTSPNDTVDQNNIGLPSLRPRSHNRGVLTVNVSVLLLSLASPDESSLKYEVEFLLQQQWYDPRLRYSNQSHYDFLNAIHHHEDIWLPDTYFIMHGDFKDPIIPMHFALRIYRNGTINYLMRRHLILSCQGRLNIFPFDDPLCSFALESISYEQSAITYVWKNDEDTLRKSPSLTTLNAYLIQNQTIPCPIKASWRGNYSCLKVDLIFTRDRAFYFTTVFIPGIILVTSSFITFWLEWNAVPARSMIGVTTMLNFFTTSNGFRSTLPVVSNLTAMNVWDGVCMCFIYASLLEFVCVNYVGRKRPLHNVVYRPGENPVTQRLPAVLSRIGIILASPLGDKKRESTGAADLVTCTACTGAPGSCTHTTNNGGVSEPCFVQVRKKEPPHPIRVAKTIDVIARITFPTAYAVFLIFFFIHYKAFS
- the Phcl-1 gene encoding glutamate-gated chloride channel isoform X23, producing MGWSCVVARAVAFLLMLSRASALTSDIFAAGKSDKEILDNLLKNSRYDKRLLPPVDGVLTVNVSVLLLSLASPDESSLKYEVEFLLQQQWYDPRLRYSNQSHYDFLNAIHHHEDIWLPDTYFIMHGDFKDPIIPMHFALRIYRNGTINYLMRRHLILSCQGRLNIFPFDDPLCSFALESISYEQSAITYVWKNDEDTLRKSPSLTTLNAYLIQNQTIPCPIKASWRADGISLYEDDEELTCNLCQRRFEEQGNYSCLKVDLIFTRDRAFYFTTVFIPGIILVTSSFITFWLEWNAVPARSMIGVTTMLNFFTTSNGFRSTLPVVSNLTAMNVWDGVCMCFIYASLLEFVCVNYVGRKRPLHNVVYRPGENPVTQRLPAVLSRIGIILASPLGDKKRESTGAADLVTCTACTGAPGSCTHTTNNGGVSEPCFVQVRKKEPPHPIRVAKTIDVIARITFPTAYAVFLIFFFIHYKAFS
- the Phcl-1 gene encoding glutamate-gated chloride channel isoform X29; translation: MGWSCVVARAVAFLLMLSRASALTSDIFAAGKSDKEILDNLLKNSRYDKRLLPPVDGVLTVNVSVLLLSLASPDESSLKYEVEFLLQQQWYDPRLRYSNQSHYDFLNAIHHHEDIWLPDTYFIMHGDFKDPIIPMHFALRIYRNGTINYLMRRHLILSCQGRLNIFPFDDPLCSFALESISYEQSAITYVWKNDEDTLRKSPSLTTLNAYLIQNQTIPCPIKASWRADGISLYEDDEELTCNLCQRRFEEQGNYSCLKVDLIFTRDRAFYFTTVFIPGIILVTSSFITFWLEWNAVPARSMIGVTTMLNFFTTSNGFRSTLPVVSNLTAMNVWDGVCMCFIYASLLEFVCVNYVGRKRPLHNVVYRPGENPVTQRLPAVLSRIGIILASPLGDKKRESTGAADLVTCTACTGAPGSCTHTTNNGGVSEVRKKEPPHPIRVAKTIDVIARITFPTAYAVFLIFFFIHYKAFS
- the Phcl-1 gene encoding glutamate-gated chloride channel isoform X11; translated protein: MGWSCVVARAVAFLLMLSRASALTSDIFAAGKSDKEILDNLLKNSRYDKRLLPPVDDPDFCCGLTSPNDTVDQNNIGLPSLRPRSHNRGVLTVNVSVLLLSLASPDESSLKYEVEFLLQQQWYDPRLRYSNQSHYDFLNAIHHHEDIWLPDTYFIMHGDFKDPIIPMHFALRIYRNGTINYLMRRHLILSCQGRLNIFPFDDPLCSFALESISYEQSAITYVWKNDEDTLRKSPSLTTLNAYLIQNQTIPCPIKASWRADGISLYEDDEELTCNLCQRRFEEQGNYSCLKVDLIFTRDRAFYFTTVFIPGIILVTSSFITFWLEWNAVPARSMIGVTTMLNFFTTSNGFRSTLPVVSNLTAMNVWDGVCMCFIYASLLEFVCVNYVGRKRPLHNVVYRPGENPVTQRLPAVLSRIGIILASPLEAMAFLNWAKSETPQPESSGAGDKKRESTGAADLVTCTACTGAPGSCTHTTNNGGVSEPCFVQVRKKEPPHPIRVAKTIDVIARITFPTAYAVFLIFFFIHYKAFS
- the Phcl-1 gene encoding glutamate-gated chloride channel isoform X14, coding for MGWSCVVARAVAFLLMLSRASALTSDIFAAGKSDKEILDNLLKNSRYDKRLLPPVDDPDFCCGLTSPNDTVDQNNIGLPSLRPRSHNRGVLTVNVSVLLLSLASPDESSLKYEVEFLLQQQWYDPRLRYSNQSHYDFLNAIHHHEDIWLPDTYFIMHGDFKDPIIPMHFALRIYRNGTINYLMRRHLILSCQGRLNIFPFDDPLCSFALESISYEQSAITYVWKNDEDTLRKSPSLTTLNAYLIQNQTIPCPIKASWRGNYSCLKVDLIFTRDRAFYFTTVFIPGIILVTSSFITFWLEWNAVPARSMIGVTTMLNFFTTSNGFRSTLPVVSNLTAMNVWDGVCMCFIYASLLEFVCVNYVGRKRPLHNVVYRPGENPVTQRLPAVLSRIGIILASPLEAMAFLNWAKSETPQPESSGAGDKKRESTGAADLVTCTACTGAPGSCTHTTNNGGVSEPCFVQVRKKEPPHPIRVAKTIDVIARITFPTAYAVFLIFFFIHYKAFS
- the Phcl-1 gene encoding glutamate-gated chloride channel isoform X5; the protein is MGWSCVVARAVAFLLMLSRASALTSDIFAAGKSDKEILDNLLKNSRYDKRLLPPVDDPDFCCGLTSPNDTVDQNNIGLPSLRPRSHNRGVLTVNVSVLLLSLASPDESSLKYEVEFLLQQQWYDPRLRYSNQSHYDFLNAIHHHEDIWLPDTYFIMHGDFKDPIIPMHFALRIYRNGTINYLMRRHLILSCQGRLNIFPFDDPLCSFALESISYEQSAITYVWKNDEDTLRKSPSLTTLNAYLIQNQTIPCPIKASWRGNYSCLKVDLIFTRDRAFYFTTVFIPGIILVTSSFITFWLEWNAVPARSMIGNYSCLKVDLIFTRDRSFYFTTVFIPGIILVTSSFITFWLEWNAVPARVMIGVTTMLNFFTTSNGFRSTLPVVSNLTAMNVWDGVCMCFIYASLLEFVCVNYVGRKRPLHNVVYRPGENPVTQRLPAVLSRIGIILASPLEAMAFLNWAKSETPQPESSGAGDKKRESTGAADLVTCTACTGAPGSCTHTTNNGGVSEPCFVQVRKKEPPHPIRVAKTIDVIARITFPTAYAVFLIFFFIHYKAFS
- the Phcl-1 gene encoding glycine receptor subunit alpha-4 isoform X2, encoding MGWSCVVARAVAFLLMLSRASALTSDIFAAGKSDKEILDNLLKNSRYDKRLLPPVDDPDFCCGLTSPNDTVDQNNIGLPSLRPRSHNRGVLTVNVSVLLLSLASPDESSLKYEVEFLLQQQWYDPRLRYSNQSHYDFLNAIHHHEDIWLPDTYFIMHGDFKDPIIPMHFALRIYRNGTINYLMRRHLILSCQGRLNIFPFDDPLCSFALESISYEQSAITYVWKNDEDTLRKSPSLTTLNAYLIQNQTIPCPIKASWRADGISLYEDDEELTCNLCQRRFEEQGNYSCLKVDLIFTRDRAFYFTTVFIPGIILVTSSFITFWLEWNAVPARSMIGNYSCLKVDLIFTRDRSFYFTTVFIPGIILVTSSFITFWLEWNAVPARVMIGVTTMLNFFTTSNGFRSTLPVVSNLTAMNVWDGVCMCFIYASLLEFVCVNYVGRKRPLHNVVYRPGENPVTQRLPAVLSRIGIILASPLEAMAFLNWAKSETPQPESSGAGDKKRESTGAADLVTCTACTGAPGSCTHTTNNGGVSEVRKKEPPHPIRVAKTIDVIARITFPTAYAVFLIFFFIHYKAFS
- the Phcl-1 gene encoding glutamate-gated chloride channel isoform X22, which produces MGWSCVVARAVAFLLMLSRASALTSDIFAAGKSDKEILDNLLKNSRYDKRLLPPVDDPDFCCGLTSPNDTVDQNNIGLPSLRPRSHNRGVLTVNVSVLLLSLASPDESSLKYEVEFLLQQQWYDPRLRYSNQSHYDFLNAIHHHEDIWLPDTYFIMHGDFKDPIIPMHFALRIYRNGTINYLMRRHLILSCQGRLNIFPFDDPLCSFALESISYEQSAITYVWKNDEDTLRKSPSLTTLNAYLIQNQTIPCPIKASWRGNYSCLKVDLIFTRDRAFYFTTVFIPGIILVTSSFITFWLEWNAVPARSMIGVTTMLNFFTTSNGFRSTLPVVSNLTAMNVWDGVCMCFIYASLLEFVCVNYVGRKRPLHNVVYRPGENPVTQRLPAVLSRIGIILASPLGDKKRESTGAADLVTCTACTGAPGSCTHTTNNGGVSEVRKKEPPHPIRVAKTIDVIARITFPTAYAVFLIFFFIHYKAFS
- the Phcl-1 gene encoding glycine receptor subunit alpha-2 isoform X3; this encodes MGWSCVVARAVAFLLMLSRASALTSDIFAAGKSDKEILDNLLKNSRYDKRLLPPVDDPDFCCGLTSPNDTVDQNNIGLPSLRPRSHNRGVLTVNVSVLLLSLASPDESSLKYEVEFLLQQQWYDPRLRYSNQSHYDFLNAIHHHEDIWLPDTYFIMHGDFKDPIIPMHFALRIYRNGTINYLMRRHLILSCQGRLNIFPFDDPLCSFALESISYEQSAITYVWKNDEDTLRKSPSLTTLNAYLIQNQTIPCPIKASWRADGISLYEDDEELTCNLCQRRFEEQGNYSCLKVDLIFTRDRAFYFTTVFIPGIILVTSSFITFWLEWNAVPARSMIGNYSCLKVDLIFTRDRSFYFTTVFIPGIILVTSSFITFWLEWNAVPARVMIGVTTMLNFFTTSNGFRSTLPVVSNLTAMNVWDGVCMCFIYASLLEFVCVNYVGRKRPLHNVVYRPGENPVTQEAMAFLNWAKSETPQPESSGAGDKKRESTGAADLVTCTACTGAPGSCTHTTNNGGVSEPCFVQVRKKEPPHPIRVAKTIDVIARITFPTAYAVFLIFFFIHYKAFS
- the Phcl-1 gene encoding glutamate-gated chloride channel isoform X28, translating into MGWSCVVARAVAFLLMLSRASALTSDIFAAGKSDKEILDNLLKNSRYDKRLLPPVDGVLTVNVSVLLLSLASPDESSLKYEVEFLLQQQWYDPRLRYSNQSHYDFLNAIHHHEDIWLPDTYFIMHGDFKDPIIPMHFALRIYRNGTINYLMRRHLILSCQGRLNIFPFDDPLCSFALESISYEQSAITYVWKNDEDTLRKSPSLTTLNAYLIQNQTIPCPIKASWRGNYSCLKVDLIFTRDRAFYFTTVFIPGIILVTSSFITFWLEWNAVPARSMIGVTTMLNFFTTSNGFRSTLPVVSNLTAMNVWDGVCMCFIYASLLEFVCVNYVGRKRPLHNVVYRPGENPVTQRLPAVLSRIGIILASPLGDKKRESTGAADLVTCTACTGAPGSCTHTTNNGGVSEVRKKEPPHPIRVAKTIDVIARITFPTAYAVFLIFFFIHYKAFS
- the Phcl-1 gene encoding glycine receptor subunit alpha-2 isoform X18 codes for the protein MGWSCVVARAVAFLLMLSRASALTSDIFAAGKSDKEILDNLLKNSRYDKRLLPPVDDPDFCCGLTSPNDTVDQNNIGLPSLRPRSHNRGVLTVNVSVLLLSLASPDESSLKYEVEFLLQQQWYDPRLRYSNQSHYDFLNAIHHHEDIWLPDTYFIMHGDFKDPIIPMHFALRIYRNGTINYLMRRHLILSCQGRLNIFPFDDPLCSFALESISYEQSAITYVWKNDEDTLRKSPSLTTLNAYLIQNQTIPCPIKASWRADGISLYEDDEELTCNLCQRRFEEQGNYSCLKVDLIFTRDRSFYFTTVFIPGIILVTSSFITFWLEWNAVPARVMIGVTTMLNFFTTSNGFRSTLPVVSNLTAMNVWDGVCMCFIYASLLEFVCVNYVGRKRPLHNVVYRPGENPVTQGDKKRESTGAADLVTCTACTGAPGSCTHTTNNGGVSEPCFVQVRKKEPPHPIRVAKTIDVIARITFPTAYAVFLIFFFIHYKAFS